The following nucleotide sequence is from Photobacterium gaetbulicola Gung47.
TCTGTTTTTAAGCTTCGGAAGAATCGCTCCATCGGGCTGTTATCCCAACAATTTCCTCGACGGCTCATGCTTTGCTCAATCTGATATCGCCAGAGTAGTTGCCGAAATTTCAGACTGGTGTAATGCGAGCCTTGATCACTATGGAACATAACATTTTTCGGCTTCCCTCTTGCCTCAAAAGCCATTGATAGCGCTTTACCCGTTAAGTTGGTATCCGGCGATAGAGACATTGCCCAACCGACGGGTTTTCTTGCAAAGAGATCAATAACCACGGCTAAATAAGCCCAGCGCGT
It contains:
- a CDS encoding transposase IS3/IS911 family protein (COG2801) translates to MVIDLFARKPVGWAMSLSPDTNLTGKALSMAFEARGKPKNVMFHSDQGSHYTSLKFRQLLWRYQIEQSMSRRGNCWDNSPMERFFRSLKTEWVPSIGYESFGQAQRSITQYITGYYSEIRPHQYNGGLTPNESERLFWNDSKTVANFT